The Paraburkholderia hospita DNA segment GCCGAAACAGGAACCGAGGCCGAGCCAGAAGCCGGGCCTGAAGCCGTGCGACAACGTCAGCGAGATGATCGCGACGTTGACGAGACCGATATCGAGGCACAACGACAACGACAGAAAAAAACCGTCCGACAACATCGACAAGCTATGCATCCGTCCAACCGTGTTGATGATTTGTTGTTATTGAAACCTGCGCGACTCACAGACCGAGTTCGTTCCACAAGCCGTCGATGCGCGCCTTGACGGCATCGTCCATTACGATCGGCCGGCCCCATTCGCGGTCGGTTTCGCCGGGCCATTTATTGGTCGCGTCGAGCCCCATCTTCGAGCCGAGACCCGCGACGGGCGACGCGAAATCCAGATAGTCGATCGGCGTGCGATCGACCAGCACGGTATCGCGTGTCGGGTCGATGCGCGTCGTGATTGCCCAGATCACTTCCTTCCAGTCGCGGATGTTCACGTCCTCGTCGACGACGACGATGAACTTCGTATACATGAACTGCCGCAGGAAGCTCCATACGCCGAACATCACGCGCTTTGCGTGGCCCGGATAGCTCTTCTTCATCTGCACGATCGCCATCCGGTAGCTGCAACCCTCGGGCGGCAGATAGAAGTCGGTGATCTCGGTGAACTGCTTCTGCAAAAGCGGCACGAACACCTCGTTCAGCGCGACGCCGAGCACGGCGGGTTCGTCGGGCGGCTTGCCGGTGTAGGTAGAGTGATAGATCGCGTCGCGGCGCATCGTGATGCGCTCGATCGTGAAGACAGGGAACCACTCCTGCTCGTTGTAGTAGCCGGTGTGATCGCCGTATGGGCCTTCGAGCGCGTGTTCGTACGCGGCGCTCGCGCCTTTCGTCGGACGCGGCGGCGCGCCTTCGGGCGCGGGCGCCGGCGCGGCCTCCTGCGGGTAGATGAAGCCCTCCAGCACGATCTCCGCGCGCGCGGGCACTTGCAGCGTGTCGACGCCGGGCGTGATGCACTTCGCCAGTTCGGTGCGTCCGCCACGCAGCAGGCCGGCGAACTGGTATTCGGACAGCGTATCGGGCACGGGCGTCACCGCGCCGAGGATCGTCGCAGGATCGGCGCCGAGCACCACGGCGACGGGATACGGCTTGCCGGGGTTCTTCAGCGCGAACTCGCGGAAGTCGAGCGCGCCGCCGCGATGCGCGAGCCAGCGCATGATGACCTTGTTCCGCCCGATCACTTGCTGACGATAGATGCCGAGGTTCTGCCGCGTCTTGTTCGGCCCGCGCGTGACGGTCAGCCCCCAGGTGATCAGCGGCCCCGCGTCGCCGGGCCAGCAGGTCTGGACAGGCAGCTTCGCGAGATCGACGTCGTTGCCTTCCCAGACGATTTCCTGGCAGGGCGGGGCGCTCACCGTCTTCGGCGCCATGTCCCACACCGCCTTCGCGAGCGACAGCAGCTTGCCCGCGTCCTTCAGGCCCTTGGGCGGCTCCGGCTCCTTCAGCGCGGACAGCAGACGCCCTACATCGCGCAGCGACTCCAGCGCCGCGCTGTCGCTGTCCGCGGCGCCGCCTTGCGCGGAAGTATCGATGCCCATGCCGAGCGCGACGCGCCGCGGCGTGCCGAACAGATTGCCGAGCACCGGGAACGCATGAGTCTGCTTCGACTCGAACAGCAACGCCGGGCCGCCTGCACGCAGCACGCGATCGCACAGCTCGGTCATTTCCAGGATAGGCGACACGTTTTGCGAGATACGGCGCAGTTCGCCGAGCGATTCGAGGCGGCTCGCGAAGTCGCGCAGGTCTTTGTATTTCATCGGTCCGGTCTGGCAGCCGCGAAGCGGCCATGCAAGGGCTGAAAACGGTGGCGAAGCGGGCGGCGCGGTGACGATCAACCGACCAACAAGCGGCCCGAACGGATTGTCGATTTTACCTGCGTTAGGAAGCGCACGTTGAATACCGAAATTGCCAATCGGCTGGAAACCCCCTTGTGCAGGGGGATCCGGCGGACTGAACAGTGTTCATTATTACAATTAGTTATAGATTTGACAGTCTATAGTGTTGACGATCTATAAAACCCTGCTAGAATCCGGTCACATCGGTTGCAGGGAATTGATAGTTTTTACCACCGTCCCCCGGTCCTTCAGACGCAACGCGTCGCTCTTACCGCTCCTGCACGGTATTGACGGTCATATGTAGTCTCCACCAGCGCATATCGACGCTGGCTTTTTCGCGTGGGAGCCATCGCATGCGTGCTTTTTGGCATGCAGGCGGTCTTTTTTAAGATTTTGGCTCCCCAACGGTACTTTTTGCCGTTTTCCCGACGTCGTTGTCGCCTTAACCAGAGCAGGCGGCGTCTTGGCTCTTTCGAACAGCAGTCCAGCCGGTCGTTCTAACGGTGTTCGCGAAAGCCAGCAACATGGGAGATCTGAATGAACGCCTGGTTATCGTGGCGTCCCAACGAGCGGATCGCGCAAGTCATGCGCGGCGCGCTGCGTCAAGGGACGCGTGTAAGTCATCATCTATTCAGCGTGGTTGGCGGATTCGCTGTCCTGTTCGCGCTCACGCTGTGGCTGATGCCGAGCTGGCGCCTGACGCTGGCAACGCGGCTG contains these protein-coding regions:
- a CDS encoding UbiD family decarboxylase, whose product is MKYKDLRDFASRLESLGELRRISQNVSPILEMTELCDRVLRAGGPALLFESKQTHAFPVLGNLFGTPRRVALGMGIDTSAQGGAADSDSAALESLRDVGRLLSALKEPEPPKGLKDAGKLLSLAKAVWDMAPKTVSAPPCQEIVWEGNDVDLAKLPVQTCWPGDAGPLITWGLTVTRGPNKTRQNLGIYRQQVIGRNKVIMRWLAHRGGALDFREFALKNPGKPYPVAVVLGADPATILGAVTPVPDTLSEYQFAGLLRGGRTELAKCITPGVDTLQVPARAEIVLEGFIYPQEAAPAPAPEGAPPRPTKGASAAYEHALEGPYGDHTGYYNEQEWFPVFTIERITMRRDAIYHSTYTGKPPDEPAVLGVALNEVFVPLLQKQFTEITDFYLPPEGCSYRMAIVQMKKSYPGHAKRVMFGVWSFLRQFMYTKFIVVVDEDVNIRDWKEVIWAITTRIDPTRDTVLVDRTPIDYLDFASPVAGLGSKMGLDATNKWPGETDREWGRPIVMDDAVKARIDGLWNELGL